The genomic window CAGCATGCATGTAGATTTTTTTTGCTAATCCAAGTATATGATTATCATcgttgtatcttgccttgggtttGCGTGGTGTAGTGTCGAGTTGTGTGTCCGTGGATGTttggttgttgctttatatataaaacgagGCGAGAGCCTTTTTCAGAATCCATGGTCACTTGTTTTTCTTTTGTACATATATTTGCAAATATTGAAGATTCAAAATATGCATGGTACATGTGTTCTTTCTCTCTGCAAAACAACCAATATAAGTAAATCTGAGAACAGTTTTTGATTAACTGGGGCCAATGGTTTGGTTGTTTGCCCTGGGCTTGATTGGTTTGGGTTGTGATGGGCCCAGACTGTTATAAGTTTAGTTTGGTTTGGGTTTGCATAAAAACGAGTTGGGTATGGCTGGGTATAGGCCTAAATGGTTTGATCGCTGACAGTTGTGAATCGTGGTTCAAAACCGGTTCTTCGACTGGAGGTATGCACGTGACATGCCGTCGCTGGACACACAGGTACATACGCTACGCGACGCGACGCGGCTAGGCACACGCGTATTGAGCTGCTACTGTAGATCAATTacgttgctagctagcttgcttgccgGTTAGCTTTGCATATACATCGGATTGATTTGGTTTCAACCCAAAACAAAGAACCGGGTTAAGCCCATAGATCGAAGAGTGGTTTGGTTTTGGTTGAGGTCAACAGAGCATACGGTTTGGTTTAGTTTTGGTTCTGCGCGATAATTGGCGGTGTGGTTTAGCTCTGGTTCAAACTCCACATTGATTGGTTATGGTTTAAGTTTAGTTCAGTTATATGACCATTGCCAGGTTTAAATATAAGGCAACTGCATGGTATTGCTTTTGGAACTAAATATGATGCAATATTCCAGGTAGCAAGAGGACTGGCATGAAGATTATACTAATAGGTATGCCGAAACTTTCCATATATTATCATTTAAGCCTTGGTAGTTGATTTAGTGAATTTCTAACATAATAGTTTTTTTTGACCTGAAACTGTAGGGTATTGACCCCACAGTAATTTTATTGCTCTCAAAAAAAGGTTACAAATTTACACAATTTACAAGGTCTAAAAGAcccaaaaagaaaaagacaaaaacaaCAAACTCACCTCAAGGAGGCAAAAAGGAAATCCATCTAAGCAGATCCTCCTTGAACTTAGGCTTAATTCTATGAACCAAGAGGGAAATGTCTAGAATAAAAGAAGACCTCCATCTACGAAAAGAGGGTCGAATATTCCTAAAAACCCTATCATTCCTAACATTCCAGATGTTCCAGCATGCTAGGAAAACCACTTCAGAGAAGAAAGGCTTAGCAAAATCCCTTCTAGCATGATAGGCAATGGCAATCATATCATCTCCAGCCATCCAGATTTCTAACATAATAGTTAAAAATCATAGCGCAAAATCTTTGGCTTTGATTCAAAATAGTATTTAAAAAAGCAAATTATCAGCATGTGCATAATACAAGAGAAGTCACTTTAGACAAAATATCTATGGCCTTTACCCTCTAGCTTTCACTTTTGTTGGGTTGTATTCTTTAAGAGAGGGATATCTAAACTATTGATAGTCTAGAGATCTAAATGACCATAATATAAGTTCAGACCTCTCATTTCTAAAAACGAAATAACATATGCTTCTATCTCAGTTTTGACAGCAACAGCTGCAACCTTGCTCTTTCTATGTATTTATGTGTTGATATGGCATAGAAAGGGTAAAATACTATGGTTTCTCCTTTGCAAAAATACTAGCAGCATCACTGAAAGGAATTACGAAGCCATGATAGCAACCTATGGATCCCTAGCTCCCAAAAGATACCTGTACTCAGAGGTAATGAAGATAACATCTTACCGTAGCGATCAGCTCGGAAAAGGTGGTTACGGTGTGGTTTTCAAAGGAAGACTACATGATGGTCTTCTGGTTGCTGTGAAATTTTTGCATGAATGCAAAGGAAATGGGGACGAGTTTGTTAATGAGGTTATGAGCATTGGTAGGACCTCTCATGTTAATGTTGTCAGcctatttgggttttgtttggaggGATCAAAACGAGCACTTATATACGAGTACATGTCCAACGGTTCCTTGGATAAGTTCATTTACTCGGAGAACCCCAAAGAAATTTTAGGATGGCAGAGGCTCTATGCTATAGCACTTGGGATTGCTCGTGGCCTAGAATACTTGCACCATAGTTGTAATACACGGATTATTCATTTCGATATCAAGCCTCAAAATATACTTCTAGACAAGGATTTTAGCCCAAAGATTGCTGATTTCAGACTGGCTAAATTGTGTCATGCAAAGGAGAGCAAGCTTTCAATGACTGGTGCTAGAGGAACAATTGGGTTCATCGCTCCAGAAGTTCACTCTCGAACCTTCGGAGTGGTTTCGACAAAATCAGATGTttatagttatggaatgatgcTTTTAGAGATGGTTGGAGGCAGAAGAAATGTAAAATCTATTGTTGAAAATTCCAGCGAAAAGTATTTTCCAGATTGGATTTATGACCACTTTGCGCATGATGATGGATTACAAGCATGTGAAGTGACAGGAGAAATGGAGGAAATCGCAAGAAAGATGACGTTAATTGGCTTGTGGTGCATACAAATATTGCCTGCATATCGCCCTACTATAACCAAAGTTCTAGAAATGTTCGAGAGAAGCTCTGATGACATGGACATGCCACCGAAGCAAAACTTCTCTGGATTGATGTAAGATATTTCTCCATACATCTCTGTTTCATTAGTTTTCGGAGAAGTTGTTATATTGAACgattattttgaatcacttgacctATGTGCTTATCTCTCGTTCCAGTGAAAATTCAGCTCACAACATGAATGTAGAAAGTGCCAGCTCTACAAGATCTGAGAGACAAGACTTGTAAATTCAAAAATCCTACAATGATTGCCAACTCTTTGAGAAGATGAGCTACATCAGAGATAAACAAGCACGGAGTTCGGCATTGAATCACAAGACATACAGAATTACTAATGCACAATTTCGTGGAAATTCCTTAGTTTCAGTCTACTATCTCACAGACTTCAAATTAGCTTTGAGACTTTCCTTTTTGGGTAGAAATTAAAGAGATGGGCCATACTATGGGGGTCTAAGCGTGGGATTTATAATTAGAATAGCCTGCACAACAGACGCTTATTCCAGGTTTGCATAAACTAGAGTTAGGTGGCACTATTTGGAACAATATATAGCTTGCTATTCTGGTTATAAATAGAACTTGGATAAATGTATTGTTGAAGTTCATCATAAAATAACTTGATCTAAAAGTATATGTCTTGTTCCATTGAAGATTTGGCACACAATATTTTCCAGTCAAAAAATGGTTCAACGGTTGCCAATTCTTTCAGAAGGCAACATGCACTTGATTTGGAAATTAAACGAAAGCAACGCCATATTCAAGTTgtaccatatttcatatatatacaAACAGTTGGCTCTATATGGAACAAACAGCCGTGGGTAAATATTTTTAGAGTTCCATTAAATctatcatactcccttcgtcccataatataagacgttttttgacactacattatgggacggatggagtactgCCCAAGTCAGAAAATCATTACTTCGTCAAACAGAGCATGTCAAGAAGTAGGGGCATgatgttatacctgtgttcatcATAGATAGGAGTAGTGATGGGCAACTTGCATTGCTGGTTCACTTGAACATTCTGTCAAAGAATTAACATTAGCTTCCTTTCAGAAGTAatccctccgtcccgaattacttgtcgcgggtatggatgtatctagatgtattttatttctagatacatccatttctgcgacgagtaattcgggacggagggatTAGTATGGTACTGAGCAGAAGAAAAACATANNNNNNNNNNNNNNNNNNNNNNNNNNNNNNNNNNNNNNNNNNNNNNNNNNNNNNNNNNNNNNNNNNNNNNNNNNNNNNNNNNNNNNNNNNNNNNNNNNNNNNNNNNNNNNNNNNNNNNNNNNNNNNNNNNNNNNNNNNNNNNNNNNNNNNNNNNNNNNNNNNNNNNNNNNNNNNNNNNNNNNNNNNNNACTAAATGATGTTTCGACTTCCGAAGATCAGCCATGGTTCTAACACTTGTCACCCCATTACCAGTTCACAGTGGTGTTAACCAGGACCTTTCCAGATTACTGTATTTGATACGAATCAAAACAGATGTTCGACGAATTGGGTGCTCATGTTTCAACTGCAAGCAAACCCATTATTTTATCTTTTGGAGGCTTCCAGATAGCTGATTTCCTCCAAAATTCAGTAAGACGCCATTCAGGCTGAAAGAACAAGCTAAAACCCAGATCCCCAATGCGTCCTTGCTAGTGTACCCCACTAAATATCACCTAACCTATTCAATTCAGCAGATCCGCACCAAGAAGAAATCCATAGTAATAATCGTAGAAGTTGAAGGGGCATGCTTACTTGGTACTGGGAGCTgctcttcaccaccaccgtcatttCCTTGTCGCTGCCTCGTCGGCGACAACTCATGCCATGTCGCGATTGCTCGTTGATTTCCTTGTTGGCGGCGGCACTTTCCATGGGATCACGTGGCGGGAGACTATTGCGGAGATTCTAGGAGACTGGTGACTCTTGGTTGTGCGGGTCATGATGGCGACAGTAGTACGCAGCGGCGCCGGCACGGGAGAGGAGGCCACGGTGGGAGATGGCGCCGGCGAAACGAAGCATACCAGCGGGCGGGGGCGTAATTTTGGCTGGTTTGGGCTCTGGGCTTTATCGCTCACCCGTAGGCCCAAACTGCTTGATGCTCCAACTTGGGCCTTAATGCAGTACGGCGAGAGCGAGATGCGGGAGATGAGAAAAAAAAGAATTAAACTCAGAAGATGAGAAATTATCTCACCCTGCTGGAACC from Triticum aestivum cultivar Chinese Spring chromosome 3B, IWGSC CS RefSeq v2.1, whole genome shotgun sequence includes these protein-coding regions:
- the LOC123067233 gene encoding LEAF RUST 10 DISEASE-RESISTANCEUS RECEPTOR-LIKE PROTEIN KINASE-like 2.5, which translates into the protein MHGRFLILVWACCLPLMLTVTAAEEHQGEGCSAKCGKITVSAPFWLTDLQTGKSCGSPGPPDFEVTCYNSSYPLLPSSVPNGYGFAIINISYEERSMRLVDVGKMELFRDIFNKCLPFWNTSVKLGRPFRIDPINLYLIFYNCTEEAAMAAAARRDRELLQTTTMRCMNTGNAFFRAGVRYDATGNYAGYALEGCDAIVVPMVGSPSSSGQAASDYEQLIKHGFLSTWDEPLFPFPARSKRTGMKIILIVLTATAATLLFLCIYVLIWHRKGKILWFLLCKNTSSITERNYEAMIATYGSLAPKRYLYSEVMKITSYRSDQLGKGGYGVVFKGRLHDGLLVAVKFLHECKGNGDEFVNEVMSIGRTSHVNVVSLFGFCLEGSKRALIYEYMSNGSLDKFIYSENPKEILGWQRLYAIALGIARGLEYLHHSCNTRIIHFDIKPQNILLDKDFSPKIADFRLAKLCHAKESKLSMTGARGTIGFIAPEVHSRTFGVVSTKSDVYSYGMMLLEMVGGRRNVKSIVENSSEKYFPDWIYDHFAHDDGLQACEVTGEMEEIARKMTLIGLWCIQILPAYRPTITKVLEMFERSSDDMDMPPKQNFSGLM